A genome region from Syntrophales bacterium includes the following:
- a CDS encoding thioredoxin domain-containing protein has product MTSPEQSLIIRCLKCGQKNRITRDHLDDRPLCGRCGASLDELFIRCLRCHRVNRIPGHRVHDLPLCGRCGAGLYTDYLADVSDGTFEEEVLKRDETVLVCCWDRECVFCHRAMPTLKKLAPKYLGELRLVRLDVSQNPVLKERYAVTTTPTYLLFTKGVLLDTMVGITTLEELESSLRAISRTRRSQDNERPD; this is encoded by the coding sequence ATGACGTCACCGGAACAGAGTCTGATTATCCGCTGCCTCAAGTGCGGCCAGAAAAACCGGATTACCCGGGATCACCTCGACGATCGGCCGCTCTGCGGGCGGTGCGGCGCCTCGCTGGACGAGTTGTTCATCCGGTGCCTGCGCTGTCACCGGGTGAACCGGATTCCGGGACACCGTGTCCACGATCTTCCGCTCTGCGGGCGGTGCGGTGCCGGTCTCTACACGGATTACCTGGCCGATGTGTCGGACGGAACGTTCGAGGAAGAGGTGCTGAAACGGGACGAAACGGTTCTGGTCTGCTGCTGGGACCGGGAATGCGTTTTCTGTCACAGGGCCATGCCGACGCTGAAGAAGCTGGCACCGAAATACCTGGGCGAACTGAGGCTGGTCCGCCTGGATGTCTCGCAAAACCCTGTTTTGAAGGAGCGCTATGCCGTGACGACCACGCCGACCTACCTGCTGTTTACAAAGGGAGTCCTCCTGGACACCATGGTGGGCATCACGACCCTGGAGGAACTTGAATCGAGCCTGCGCGCCATATCACGAACCCGCCGCAGCCAAGATAATGAACGTCCCGACTGA
- a CDS encoding helix-hairpin-helix domain-containing protein, with protein MRYSRSVFCLVVFVCFLALWAPMLAAKESGSPVNINTASATELATLKNIGPALSQRIIQHRENNGPFQRPEDIMNVPGIGRHVFETNIDRIQVDSE; from the coding sequence ATGAGGTATTCTCGAAGTGTTTTCTGTCTGGTTGTCTTTGTCTGTTTTCTCGCCCTCTGGGCGCCGATGCTGGCGGCCAAGGAGAGTGGATCCCCGGTTAACATCAATACGGCATCCGCCACGGAACTGGCCACGTTGAAGAACATCGGCCCGGCCCTGTCACAGCGGATTATCCAGCACCGTGAAAACAACGGCCCCTTCCAGCGGCCCGAGGACATCATGAATGTGCCCGGCATAGGCAGGCATGTTTTCGAGACCAACATCGACCGGATACAAGTCGATAGTGAATAA
- a CDS encoding CoA pyrophosphatase: protein MNVPTDKRDLLDLAGKRLASEPVDYARRMSAIRSENRKGVPWQPAGVLIPLCFKNTARPGTPAREEFVVQLIRRSSAVAQAGDLSGPGGMLNPRLDGILRIPLLLGMTPVLRGFPRNSAKTRGSEEFAAIGLFLANALREAWEEIRLNPLNVEFLGPLPFRNLILFTKTIFPVLGYVKKDAPFRLNEEVDRVVEIPLSAFFREEHYGTYCINDNVNGSKSFFETPCLIWTSPDGEEDVLWGVTLQIVMDFLAIVLDFKPPGMGGSRLVTRTLSQAYLRGNGRREAGRPGHSR from the coding sequence ATGAACGTCCCGACTGACAAAAGGGATCTCCTTGACCTGGCCGGGAAACGGCTGGCGTCCGAGCCTGTGGACTATGCCCGCCGTATGTCGGCTATCCGCTCGGAGAACAGGAAGGGTGTCCCCTGGCAGCCTGCCGGTGTCCTGATTCCGCTGTGCTTCAAGAATACGGCGCGGCCGGGAACCCCGGCGCGGGAGGAGTTCGTGGTGCAGCTTATCCGCCGCTCGTCGGCCGTCGCCCAGGCGGGGGACCTGAGCGGGCCCGGGGGCATGTTGAACCCCCGGCTGGACGGAATCCTGCGCATCCCCCTCCTGCTGGGAATGACTCCCGTATTGAGAGGGTTCCCGCGGAACAGTGCGAAAACACGGGGATCGGAAGAGTTCGCCGCCATCGGGCTGTTTCTGGCAAACGCCCTGCGTGAGGCCTGGGAAGAAATCAGGCTCAATCCCCTAAACGTTGAATTTCTCGGCCCCCTGCCGTTCCGCAATCTCATTCTGTTCACCAAGACCATTTTCCCGGTCCTGGGATACGTAAAAAAGGACGCTCCCTTTCGTCTCAACGAAGAAGTCGATCGAGTCGTGGAGATACCTCTGTCCGCTTTTTTCAGGGAAGAACACTACGGGACCTACTGCATCAACGATAACGTCAACGGATCGAAAAGCTTCTTTGAAACACCCTGCCTGATCTGGACATCGCCCGACGGCGAAGAGGATGTGCTCTGGGGTGTGACTCTTCAGATCGTTATGGATTTCCTGGCCATTGTTCTTGATTTCAAACCCCCTGGAATGGGGGGGAGTCGCCTGGTAACCAGGACCCTCTCACAGGCGTATCTGCGGGGCAACGGAAGACGGGAGGCGGGAAGGCCGGGCCATTCCCGGTAA
- a CDS encoding type II toxin-antitoxin system VapC family toxin, giving the protein MIVLDTHAWIWWVGSPQFLSERAKRTIDEAVTGRNIFISSISAWEVAVLVARGRLVLTMSPDDWVAASEALPFFHFVPVSNSIALKSVQLPGELHSDPADRIIIATAISLGAFLVTKDDKIRNYQHVKTVW; this is encoded by the coding sequence ATGATTGTTTTAGATACGCATGCATGGATCTGGTGGGTAGGCAGCCCGCAGTTTCTTTCTGAAAGGGCGAAACGAACGATAGATGAGGCGGTAACCGGGCGGAACATTTTTATTTCTTCCATCAGTGCTTGGGAGGTGGCTGTGCTTGTCGCGAGAGGTAGGCTGGTGCTGACGATGTCTCCTGATGATTGGGTTGCCGCCTCGGAAGCCCTCCCGTTTTTTCATTTTGTGCCCGTCAGCAACAGTATCGCTTTGAAATCAGTCCAATTGCCGGGTGAACTGCATAGTGATCCTGCGGATCGAATCATCATTGCCACGGCAATTTCCCTGGGCGCGTTTCTGGTTACGAAAGATGATAAAATCAGGAATTATCAACACGTCAAAACGGTTTGGTAG
- a CDS encoding polysaccharide biosynthesis tyrosine autokinase, translating to MSLKEKSTIMERIDETVDFLEYWHTIRKRRRLVILCVLAALTAAAIYLFTAVPVYRSTANILIERANPNLSLQEVLVMDPGGQDFYQTQYKILESRAIARDAADRLNLNRHPEYRPDEVKGFSPRKLLRDTIAAVTAQLPFLSSGHDPSDDGPDILVGTEQEADAGLVNAFQSNLSIKPVRNSRIVEVSFQSIDPRLAALGANTVVQAYIDWNLGLRLQSTRFATQFLEEQVQQARIKMEASEQAIQQYREKHGLSLAAGQTEGGRQTADISRQRLSQVNSQLMDATNRRIEAEVKHNKALELSRNPETAETIPEVAASPVMISLKNKEVELLRERTVKSNRFGPRHPEMVALNEEIQKLSELKKQEILNIVDSLKANLEVSLERERALTRALRESENETISRDKIAIQFQMLQQEAESNRQLYDILLRRLNESSVSEEVRTVNIYVVDRAEVPGFPAHPKKAKGMLIALAIGLGLGIGLAFFAEYIDDTINSPEELERQFGLPYLGSIPRFTAQAGDGNGALPVLQEPTSQAAEAYRGLRTGILFSTPDRSPRMVLVTSATATEGKTVTSTNIALVMALAGEKTLLVDLDMRRPRIHKNLDISNEQGISNVLVGDGDWRSFVQKTASPNLQVIPSGPLAPNPAELIASGRMKTLIQEWGQAYDRVIIDTSPITAVTDPVLLSRLVDGTVIIIKAGSTSRRIIAAGIRQIEDVQGRVLGAVLNDVDSRNGGYYYHYYQHYYYGEGKTKRKKSRKHAT from the coding sequence ATGTCCCTTAAAGAAAAAAGCACCATCATGGAGCGGATCGATGAAACGGTCGATTTCCTGGAGTACTGGCACACCATACGCAAGCGCCGCCGCCTGGTCATCCTCTGCGTTCTGGCGGCACTCACGGCGGCGGCCATCTATCTCTTTACCGCCGTCCCCGTCTACCGTTCCACCGCCAACATTCTCATCGAGCGAGCCAACCCGAACCTCTCCCTCCAGGAGGTTCTCGTCATGGACCCCGGCGGCCAGGACTTCTACCAGACCCAGTACAAGATCCTCGAGTCCCGGGCCATCGCCCGCGACGCCGCCGATCGCCTGAACCTGAACCGCCACCCCGAGTACCGGCCCGACGAGGTGAAAGGCTTCTCCCCCCGGAAACTTCTGAGGGACACCATTGCCGCCGTCACCGCCCAGCTGCCCTTCCTTTCCTCGGGACACGACCCGTCCGACGACGGTCCGGACATCCTGGTCGGCACGGAGCAGGAGGCCGACGCGGGGCTTGTGAACGCCTTCCAGTCGAACCTCTCCATCAAACCCGTCCGCAACAGCCGTATCGTCGAGGTGAGCTTCCAGTCCATCGACCCCCGCCTTGCAGCCCTGGGGGCCAACACCGTTGTCCAGGCCTACATCGACTGGAACCTGGGCCTCCGGCTCCAGAGCACCCGGTTCGCCACCCAGTTCCTGGAGGAGCAGGTCCAGCAAGCCCGGATCAAGATGGAGGCCTCCGAACAGGCCATCCAGCAGTACCGGGAGAAACACGGCCTCTCCCTTGCCGCGGGCCAGACCGAGGGCGGCCGCCAGACCGCGGACATCAGCCGCCAGCGCTTAAGCCAGGTCAACTCCCAGCTCATGGATGCCACGAACCGCCGCATCGAAGCGGAGGTAAAGCACAACAAGGCCCTGGAGCTGTCCCGAAACCCGGAGACCGCCGAGACCATCCCCGAGGTTGCCGCCAGCCCCGTCATGATATCCCTGAAAAACAAGGAGGTGGAACTACTTCGGGAGCGCACCGTAAAGTCCAACAGGTTCGGTCCCCGGCACCCGGAGATGGTGGCCCTCAACGAGGAGATCCAGAAACTCTCGGAACTCAAGAAGCAGGAGATCCTCAACATCGTCGATTCCCTCAAGGCCAACCTCGAGGTCTCCCTGGAGCGCGAACGGGCCCTCACCCGGGCCCTCCGTGAAAGCGAGAACGAGACCATCAGCCGCGACAAGATCGCTATCCAGTTCCAGATGCTCCAGCAGGAGGCGGAGTCCAACCGCCAGCTCTACGACATCCTTCTCCGGCGCCTCAACGAAAGCAGCGTCAGCGAGGAGGTACGCACGGTCAACATCTACGTCGTGGACCGCGCCGAGGTGCCCGGATTCCCCGCCCATCCCAAGAAGGCCAAGGGCATGCTCATCGCCCTGGCTATCGGCCTGGGCCTGGGCATCGGTCTTGCCTTCTTTGCCGAGTACATCGACGACACGATAAACTCCCCGGAGGAGCTGGAACGACAATTCGGCCTTCCCTACCTGGGGTCGATCCCCCGGTTCACCGCCCAGGCCGGCGACGGCAACGGCGCCCTCCCGGTACTCCAGGAGCCCACGTCACAGGCGGCCGAGGCCTACCGGGGCCTTCGCACGGGGATCCTCTTCTCCACGCCCGACCGGTCGCCACGGATGGTCCTGGTGACCAGCGCCACCGCCACAGAGGGAAAGACCGTGACCTCCACCAACATCGCCCTGGTCATGGCCCTTGCCGGCGAGAAGACCCTCCTGGTGGACCTGGACATGCGCCGTCCCCGCATCCACAAGAACCTCGACATTTCCAACGAGCAAGGCATTTCCAACGTCCTCGTGGGCGACGGCGACTGGCGCTCCTTCGTCCAGAAGACCGCCTCGCCGAACCTCCAGGTCATACCCTCGGGCCCCCTGGCCCCCAACCCGGCGGAACTCATCGCCTCGGGACGGATGAAGACCCTCATCCAGGAGTGGGGCCAGGCCTACGACCGGGTCATCATCGACACGTCCCCCATTACGGCCGTCACCGACCCGGTACTCCTCTCCCGCCTCGTGGACGGAACGGTGATCATCATCAAGGCCGGCTCAACCAGCCGCCGCATCATTGCCGCGGGAATACGACAGATCGAGGATGTCCAGGGCCGCGTCCTCGGCGCCGTCCTCAACGACGTGGACAGCCGCAACGGTGGCTACTACTACCACTACTACCAGCACTACTACTACGGAGAAGGCAAAACAAAGAGAAAGAAGTCCCGGAAGCACGCAACCTGA
- the galE gene encoding UDP-glucose 4-epimerase GalE, translating into MTLLVTGGAGYIGSVCVETLLNHGYTAVVIDSLQTGFRESLPPEVPFYQGDCGDRALLDVIFSSHAIDGVLHFAASTQVEESMADPGTYFRNNVVKGITLLDTMLAHTCRRFIFSSTAAIFGEPAYLPVDEDHPKAPVNPYGASKLLFETILDWYHRAHGLAYASLRYFNAAGATTLRGDGRRKPTLIIPVIIQVLLGQRDRLTINGKDYPTRDGTCIRDYIHVIDLAEAHILALENLQATPAACYNLGNGKGCSNLQVLQAAEAVSNTTIPWSFGPRRPGDPAELISASDKARAELGWNPRYENLETIVRSAWEWHRRHPEGYRQ; encoded by the coding sequence ATGACACTGCTCGTAACGGGCGGGGCCGGCTACATCGGCTCGGTCTGCGTTGAAACACTCCTCAACCACGGCTACACCGCCGTCGTCATCGACAGCCTTCAGACCGGCTTCAGGGAATCCCTCCCCCCGGAGGTTCCCTTCTACCAGGGCGACTGCGGCGACAGGGCCCTCCTTGACGTCATCTTCAGCTCTCACGCCATCGATGGTGTCCTCCACTTCGCCGCTTCCACTCAGGTCGAGGAGTCCATGGCCGATCCGGGAACGTATTTCCGCAACAACGTCGTCAAGGGTATCACACTTCTTGACACCATGCTCGCCCATACCTGCCGTCGGTTCATCTTCTCATCCACGGCAGCCATCTTCGGCGAACCCGCCTACCTGCCCGTAGACGAGGACCATCCCAAGGCCCCCGTCAACCCCTACGGCGCATCGAAGCTTCTCTTTGAAACCATTCTTGACTGGTATCACCGGGCCCACGGCCTGGCCTACGCGTCACTGCGTTACTTCAACGCCGCAGGAGCCACCACGCTCCGCGGCGACGGCCGTCGTAAACCGACCCTCATCATACCGGTCATCATACAGGTTCTCCTGGGACAGCGCGACCGCCTCACCATCAACGGCAAGGACTATCCCACCCGGGACGGCACCTGCATCCGGGACTACATCCACGTTATCGACCTTGCCGAGGCCCACATCCTCGCCCTTGAGAATCTCCAGGCCACCCCCGCGGCCTGCTACAACCTGGGAAACGGAAAAGGCTGCTCCAACCTCCAGGTCCTCCAGGCAGCCGAAGCCGTCTCCAACACCACCATACCCTGGTCCTTCGGTCCCCGACGGCCGGGAGACCCTGCGGAACTCATCTCCGCCTCGGACAAGGCCCGTGCAGAACTGGGGTGGAACCCCCGCTACGAAAACCTCGAGACCATCGTGCGGTCGGCCTGGGAGTGGCACCGGCGCCATCCGGAAGGATACCGGCAGTGA
- a CDS encoding SLBB domain-containing protein → MTQSHSDRTGRDHRNGAPLFLLFIALCLFILQPASLTAQDDYIIGSEDVVEIIVWDHNDLKRTMPVSLTGMISFPLIGEVRAEGLSTTDLARAIAGRLSDGYIVNPQVSVTVREYKSQRVFLMGEVNNPGTYAVTRENNILFVLSQAGGPTKDAGEDVVIIRPGRSVNHALTLDDARSGQDRIIRVNLKDALAGDSGNNITIHDGDSIIVPRMPFFFVTGEVGKPGRYNLERNTTILMAISMAGGLTAKAAPKRTRIARDQNGTKVEFRTDMEARVLPGDTIIVPESFF, encoded by the coding sequence ATGACTCAATCTCATTCTGACCGGACAGGGCGGGATCACCGGAACGGGGCCCCGCTCTTTCTCTTGTTCATCGCGCTGTGCCTGTTTATCCTGCAGCCGGCGTCCCTCACGGCCCAGGACGACTACATCATCGGCAGCGAGGACGTGGTGGAGATCATCGTCTGGGATCATAACGATCTCAAGAGGACCATGCCCGTGTCGCTGACGGGAATGATTTCCTTCCCCCTCATAGGGGAGGTCAGGGCTGAGGGTCTCTCAACCACGGACCTCGCCCGGGCCATCGCCGGCAGGCTTTCCGACGGCTACATCGTCAACCCCCAGGTCTCGGTCACCGTCAGGGAGTACAAGAGCCAGCGGGTTTTCCTCATGGGCGAGGTCAACAATCCCGGAACTTACGCCGTGACCCGGGAAAACAACATCCTCTTCGTGCTCTCCCAGGCGGGAGGCCCCACCAAGGACGCCGGAGAGGATGTCGTCATCATCAGGCCCGGCAGGTCCGTGAACCACGCTCTCACCCTCGATGACGCCCGGAGCGGCCAGGACCGGATCATCCGGGTGAACCTCAAGGACGCCCTGGCCGGTGACAGCGGCAACAACATCACCATCCACGACGGGGACTCCATCATCGTGCCCCGCATGCCCTTTTTCTTTGTCACCGGCGAGGTGGGCAAGCCCGGCAGGTACAACCTCGAACGCAACACCACGATTCTCATGGCCATCAGCATGGCCGGCGGCCTGACGGCCAAGGCGGCGCCGAAGCGCACCCGTATCGCCCGGGATCAGAACGGGACCAAGGTCGAGTTCAGGACCGACATGGAGGCCCGGGTACTGCCCGGCGACACCATCATCGTCCCGGAAAGTTTTTTCTGA
- a CDS encoding amidohydrolase, translated as MKDADIRITGGTLLSMDGSGDVLDGGAVVVRGDTIVALGKADDINRTWRAKKTITAENCIVMPGLVNAHTHAAMTCFRGIADDRTLMDWLNNFIFPAEAKNVNPDLAYWGSLLACAEMIRSGTTTFCDMYIFEDETARAAAEAGMRCLLGEVLFDFPSPSVKTPAEGITYTRMLLDRWAGHPLVNIVVEPHALYTCSPPLLKDAKALADEYGAPLAMHLLENGKERIDLEARLGTRATRFLKDLGLLDERFFAFHCVAVDGEDMDILADHGCGIVHNPESNMKLASGVAPVTAMLERGITVALGTDGAASNNNLDMFAEMDTAAKLEKVARLDPTIMPAPAVLRMATRDGAAVLGMGHITGSLEPGKKADIIIIDMNKPHLTPLYNAYSHLVYAVRGDDVITSIINGRIVMEDRRLTTIDEEAVMGRVRDIARRVQSGLTGS; from the coding sequence ATGAAGGACGCCGATATCCGCATCACCGGCGGAACGCTGCTGTCGATGGACGGGAGCGGAGACGTCCTTGACGGCGGAGCCGTTGTCGTTCGGGGCGACACCATCGTCGCCCTGGGAAAGGCCGACGACATCAACAGGACCTGGCGGGCGAAGAAGACCATCACCGCGGAAAACTGTATCGTCATGCCGGGCCTCGTAAACGCCCACACCCACGCCGCCATGACCTGCTTCCGGGGCATTGCCGATGACCGGACTCTCATGGACTGGCTCAACAATTTCATCTTCCCGGCGGAAGCGAAAAACGTCAATCCCGACCTTGCCTACTGGGGAAGCCTGCTGGCGTGCGCCGAGATGATCCGGTCCGGAACGACGACTTTCTGCGATATGTACATCTTCGAGGACGAGACGGCCCGGGCCGCCGCCGAGGCGGGCATGCGCTGTCTCCTGGGAGAGGTTCTCTTCGATTTCCCCTCCCCCAGCGTGAAAACCCCCGCCGAGGGAATCACGTATACCCGCATGCTTCTGGACCGATGGGCCGGCCATCCGCTGGTCAATATCGTCGTGGAACCCCACGCCCTGTATACCTGCTCGCCGCCGCTCCTGAAAGACGCCAAGGCCCTGGCCGACGAATACGGGGCACCCCTTGCCATGCATCTCCTGGAGAATGGAAAGGAAAGAATCGATCTGGAAGCGCGACTCGGAACCCGGGCTACCCGCTTTCTCAAGGACCTGGGCCTCCTGGACGAGCGCTTCTTCGCCTTTCACTGCGTCGCCGTGGACGGGGAAGACATGGATATCCTGGCCGATCACGGCTGCGGAATAGTCCACAATCCTGAAAGCAACATGAAGCTGGCCTCGGGCGTAGCCCCCGTAACAGCCATGCTGGAGCGGGGCATCACCGTCGCCCTCGGCACCGACGGCGCCGCCAGCAACAACAACCTGGACATGTTCGCCGAGATGGACACGGCGGCCAAGCTCGAAAAGGTGGCCCGCCTGGATCCCACCATCATGCCGGCCCCCGCGGTGCTCCGGATGGCTACCCGTGACGGCGCCGCGGTGCTGGGCATGGGACATATCACGGGCTCCCTCGAGCCGGGCAAAAAGGCCGACATCATCATCATCGACATGAACAAACCCCACCTGACCCCGCTCTACAATGCATATTCACACCTCGTGTACGCCGTCAGGGGGGACGACGTGATCACCTCCATCATCAACGGCCGGATCGTCATGGAAGACCGCCGGCTTACCACCATCGACGAGGAAGCCGTCATGGGCCGGGTCCGGGATATTGCCCGCAGGGTACAATCAGGCCTGACGGGATCGTAA
- a CDS encoding type II toxin-antitoxin system Phd/YefM family antitoxin gives MDRIVSKSQFKPRSLEYFRLIEESGETLIITDRGRPVLKVMPYTADPEDRLKILRNSVVRYDDPLEPATVEDWKALR, from the coding sequence ATGGACCGTATAGTATCAAAGTCTCAATTTAAGCCGCGATCTCTGGAATATTTTCGTCTCATTGAAGAGAGCGGCGAGACGCTGATCATTACAGATCGAGGAAGACCGGTGCTGAAGGTTATGCCCTATACTGCTGATCCTGAGGATAGATTAAAGATTCTGCGCAATTCTGTTGTGAGGTATGACGATCCCCTGGAGCCTGCTACTGTGGAGGATTGGAAGGCGCTTCGATGA
- a CDS encoding KpsF/GutQ family sugar-phosphate isomerase, with translation MRNEKNMNDDCVEQAREVLRIEAESITSLIDKVGDEFRRAVEVISSCRGRVIVTGLGKSGLIGKKIVATLTSTGTPALFLHPVEGLHGDLGIVTRDDVVLAISNSGETQELNALIDSFHDIGVPLIAFTASGASTLARASDIWINVGVPREACPFNLAPTSSSTAALAMGDALAVALVRAKNFTQEDFYKFHPGGSLGLRLLAKVREAMITEDRVPRVFTGSPIAEAVREMDEKNLGFVLVTHRDNRLVGILTDGDLRRSIRQQVEFNGKVVDDFMTRGPRSISGGATLGEAIEIMQKHEITTLVVLDSEGILEGSVHLHDILGRGGTIRMALSREE, from the coding sequence GTGAGAAATGAAAAAAATATGAACGACGATTGCGTTGAACAGGCCCGGGAGGTTCTGAGGATCGAGGCCGAAAGCATTACCTCCCTCATCGACAAGGTGGGCGATGAATTCAGGCGGGCCGTGGAGGTTATTTCGTCCTGCCGGGGCCGCGTCATTGTGACGGGACTGGGCAAATCGGGTCTCATCGGGAAGAAAATCGTGGCGACTCTTACCAGCACGGGTACGCCCGCTCTCTTTCTTCATCCCGTGGAAGGTCTCCACGGAGACCTGGGGATCGTGACCCGGGACGACGTGGTCCTTGCCATATCCAACAGCGGCGAAACGCAGGAGCTGAACGCGCTCATCGACAGTTTCCACGACATCGGCGTTCCTCTCATCGCCTTCACGGCAAGCGGCGCCTCGACACTGGCCCGGGCAAGCGACATCTGGATCAACGTGGGAGTCCCCCGGGAGGCCTGTCCCTTCAATCTGGCCCCCACGTCAAGCTCGACGGCGGCCCTGGCTATGGGAGACGCCCTTGCCGTCGCGTTGGTGCGGGCGAAGAACTTTACCCAGGAGGACTTTTACAAGTTCCATCCCGGCGGCTCCCTGGGGCTCCGCCTCCTGGCGAAGGTGCGGGAAGCCATGATAACGGAAGACCGGGTCCCCCGGGTTTTCACCGGTTCGCCCATTGCCGAGGCAGTCCGTGAGATGGACGAAAAAAATCTTGGCTTCGTACTCGTGACACACCGGGACAACCGTCTTGTGGGCATCCTTACCGACGGGGACCTCCGGCGCTCCATCCGGCAGCAGGTGGAATTTAATGGAAAGGTCGTGGACGACTTCATGACCCGGGGACCGCGGAGCATCAGCGGCGGGGCGACCCTGGGGGAAGCCATCGAGATCATGCAGAAGCATGAAATCACCACGCTGGTGGTCCTGGATTCAGAGGGCATTCTCGAGGGATCGGTCCATCTTCACGACATCCTGGGACGGGGAGGGACCATACGGATGGCCCTGTCGCGGGAGGAATGA
- a CDS encoding outer membrane beta-barrel protein gives MIRKCMTVFIVLVFTLAAFPVWGQPRAGEGNIKAGPLEVHPSIGITQTWTDNVYRSYDGKAKESDWITTISPGLELILPLRRHSVKAGYFADIYRHKDRDENNYTRHLFTAGLNLDFPGGLAVTLKNDYIDSEVTRKWREQPGLAGSADPYRAKPYASNDFLARARYGFSDRWAVAAWYNLYAYGYDNEFDRTGDFDRHLGGGSIFYRIAPKTEVLVEYSRSTVDYSKSPSSDNKNDTAYVGLQFDPTAKLSGHLKLGWTQRKYDTPQFANETRFDTFSTRVDLTYGLSPFDTIRLRGSRTIEEDIDTNAAYTRDDYSLGYSHILSMNEKIRLNASIGFGRERHEGPSTDTDGLLKNRSDDILYTTLSADYVMQRWLMWTLSYSYYDRDSTFIRYDGTENVVFLKGRISF, from the coding sequence ATGATACGAAAATGCATGACAGTTTTCATAGTCCTGGTGTTCACACTGGCGGCTTTTCCCGTCTGGGGCCAGCCGCGGGCAGGGGAGGGGAACATAAAGGCCGGGCCTCTGGAGGTCCACCCTTCCATCGGTATCACCCAGACCTGGACGGACAATGTTTACCGAAGCTATGACGGGAAGGCAAAAGAGAGCGACTGGATTACCACCATATCACCGGGGCTCGAACTAATCCTTCCCCTGCGCAGGCACAGCGTGAAGGCGGGTTATTTCGCCGACATTTACCGTCACAAGGATCGTGACGAGAACAACTACACGCGACATCTGTTCACCGCCGGCCTGAACCTTGACTTTCCCGGCGGCCTCGCGGTTACCCTCAAAAACGACTACATCGATTCCGAGGTGACCCGCAAGTGGCGTGAACAGCCGGGCCTGGCAGGTTCCGCCGACCCCTATCGTGCCAAGCCCTACGCGTCAAACGATTTCCTTGCCAGGGCCCGGTACGGCTTCTCCGACCGGTGGGCCGTTGCGGCTTGGTACAACCTGTACGCCTATGGCTACGACAACGAGTTTGACAGGACCGGAGATTTTGACCGTCACCTGGGCGGCGGGTCCATCTTCTACCGCATTGCGCCAAAGACGGAAGTGCTGGTCGAGTATTCCCGCTCCACGGTGGACTACTCGAAGAGCCCTTCCAGTGACAACAAAAACGACACCGCCTACGTGGGTCTCCAATTCGACCCCACGGCGAAGCTCAGCGGGCACCTCAAGCTCGGCTGGACCCAGAGAAAATACGACACGCCTCAATTCGCAAACGAAACCAGGTTCGATACCTTCTCGACCCGGGTCGACCTGACCTACGGGCTGTCACCCTTCGATACGATCCGCCTCAGGGGATCGCGGACCATCGAGGAGGACATCGACACCAACGCAGCCTACACCCGCGATGACTACTCCCTGGGCTACAGCCACATCCTCTCCATGAACGAGAAGATACGCCTGAACGCCTCCATCGGCTTCGGACGGGAGCGTCACGAGGGCCCGTCCACCGACACGGACGGTCTTCTCAAGAACCGAAGCGACGACATCCTCTACACCACCCTCAGCGCGGACTACGTCATGCAGCGTTGGCTGATGTGGACGTTGAGCTACTCTTACTACGACAGGGATTCCACCTTCATCCGCTATGACGGGACCGAGAATGTCGTATTCCTCAAGGGCAGGATTTCCTTCTGA